In Aristaeella hokkaidonensis, the following are encoded in one genomic region:
- the pyk gene encoding pyruvate kinase — MLRKTKIICTIGPASENEETLTAMCQAGMNVARLNFSHGSYEEHLRRIQLIRSVREKLNLPIAIMLDTKGPEYRIKTFANGPVTLHDGDLFTLTTEDILGDETRVAVTYANLTNELFPGDTVLINNGLVIMKVEEVKGNDVICRVQNGGVLSDRKSMNFPGKVLKQDFLSEQDKKDLLFGIENGVDFVAASFVSSKSDVQAMRDLLNANGGKDIDIIAKIENRSGVDNVEEICEVADGIMVARGDLGVEIPFMEVPALQKYLISKCRMLGKRVITATEMLESMIQNPRPTRAEISDVANAVYDGSSAIMLSGETAAGKFPVQAVQTMAETAQFTEAGINYAKRFRTMEFSINSNLDSVSHAICSMAVDVKAKAIVVNSISGRTARMVSRFRCPVDIIGTTTNERVWRKLNLSWGVTPVLTESYSSMDVMFWQDLKIAREIFTLEPGDNVVLTGGQINGDPGNTNTIKVECIS, encoded by the coding sequence ATGCTTAGAAAAACCAAAATCATCTGTACCATCGGCCCGGCGAGTGAGAATGAAGAAACCCTCACCGCCATGTGTCAGGCGGGTATGAACGTTGCCCGGCTGAACTTTTCCCACGGATCCTATGAGGAGCACCTGCGGCGCATTCAGCTGATCCGCTCTGTGCGGGAAAAGCTGAACCTGCCCATCGCCATCATGCTGGACACAAAGGGACCGGAATACAGAATCAAGACCTTCGCAAACGGTCCTGTGACGCTCCATGATGGAGATCTGTTCACCCTGACCACGGAGGATATCCTGGGAGATGAAACGCGGGTTGCCGTAACCTACGCCAACCTGACGAATGAACTGTTCCCCGGAGACACCGTGCTGATCAACAACGGACTGGTCATCATGAAGGTGGAAGAGGTCAAGGGCAACGACGTCATCTGCCGCGTGCAGAACGGCGGCGTCCTGTCTGACCGGAAGAGCATGAATTTCCCTGGCAAGGTGCTGAAGCAGGATTTCCTGTCCGAGCAGGACAAGAAGGACCTGCTCTTCGGCATTGAAAACGGCGTGGACTTCGTCGCCGCCTCCTTCGTGTCCTCCAAGTCCGATGTGCAGGCCATGCGTGACCTGCTGAACGCCAACGGCGGCAAGGACATCGACATCATCGCCAAGATCGAGAACCGCAGCGGCGTGGATAACGTGGAGGAAATCTGCGAGGTCGCGGACGGCATCATGGTGGCCCGCGGCGACCTGGGCGTGGAAATTCCCTTCATGGAAGTCCCTGCCCTGCAGAAGTACCTGATCAGCAAGTGCCGCATGCTGGGCAAGCGGGTAATCACCGCCACGGAAATGCTGGAAAGCATGATCCAGAATCCCCGTCCCACCCGCGCCGAAATCTCCGACGTGGCCAACGCCGTGTATGACGGTTCTTCCGCCATCATGCTCAGCGGCGAAACCGCCGCGGGCAAATTCCCTGTCCAGGCGGTGCAGACCATGGCCGAGACGGCCCAATTCACCGAAGCAGGTATCAACTATGCCAAGCGCTTCCGCACCATGGAATTCTCCATCAACAGCAACCTGGACTCCGTTTCCCACGCGATCTGCTCCATGGCCGTGGACGTGAAGGCCAAGGCCATCGTGGTCAACTCCATCTCCGGCCGTACGGCCCGCATGGTTTCCCGTTTCCGCTGCCCGGTGGATATCATCGGCACCACCACCAATGAGCGGGTCTGGCGGAAGCTGAACCTGTCCTGGGGCGTCACTCCGGTGCTGACGGAGAGCTACTCCTCCATGGACGTCATGTTCTGGCAGGACCTGAAGATTGCCCGGGAAATCTTCACCCTGGAACCCGGCGACAACGTGGTGCTGACCGGCGGCCAGATCAACGGCGATCCCGGAAACACCAATACCATCAAGGTGGAGTGCATCAGCTGA
- a CDS encoding helix-turn-helix domain-containing protein has product MRDAVFCFPGSQGILQGNNAKAGSKPLAGKELTMNFGSNLRKLRKEKNLTQEALAECLNVSAQTVSKWENGASMPDISLLPLLADYFQVSADSLLMHDAAQRLQDVRNLGKEIRALAEAGKKAEAYTRLKASMNQWKLSVSVNHLMSWTARQYALECTGADRTRLLEEAISWADRTIFLDCGETGRTVQAKMSKCYCLMELDRRQEARDIAESLPSLYSSREIVLSRITSGDEQQQFIQSALQDLDELKDSLQALK; this is encoded by the coding sequence TTGCGAGACGCTGTATTCTGTTTTCCCGGCTCACAGGGTATCCTGCAGGGGAACAACGCGAAGGCAGGCAGCAAACCGCTTGCCGGAAAGGAGCTGACCATGAACTTTGGCAGCAATCTCAGAAAGCTCCGGAAGGAGAAAAACCTGACCCAGGAAGCCCTGGCCGAATGCCTCAATGTATCCGCACAGACCGTGAGCAAGTGGGAGAACGGCGCCTCCATGCCGGATATTTCCCTCCTGCCCCTGCTGGCGGACTATTTCCAGGTGTCAGCGGATTCCCTGCTGATGCATGACGCCGCGCAGCGCCTGCAGGACGTCCGGAATCTCGGCAAGGAAATCCGCGCCCTGGCTGAAGCCGGGAAAAAAGCCGAAGCCTACACCCGGCTGAAAGCCTCCATGAACCAGTGGAAGTTATCCGTTTCCGTAAACCACCTGATGAGCTGGACAGCCCGTCAGTACGCCCTGGAATGCACCGGTGCAGACCGCACCCGCCTGCTGGAGGAAGCCATCTCCTGGGCAGACAGGACAATTTTCCTGGACTGCGGAGAAACCGGAAGAACAGTACAGGCAAAAATGTCCAAGTGCTATTGCCTGATGGAATTGGACCGCCGGCAGGAGGCAAGGGACATTGCAGAATCCCTGCCCTCCCTCTATTCCTCCCGGGAAATCGTCCTGTCCAGGATCACTTCAGGAGATGAGCAGCAACAATTTATTCAATCCGCCCTGCAGGATCTTGATGAACTGAAGGACTCCCTCCAGGCGCTCAAATAA
- a CDS encoding ECF transporter S component — MTTAAYSVRRGSLIWLTMTALFMGMNIILSLSVFSIPVPGGHLYFCDVVINTAAVLLDPFAAFLVGGVGSFLGDFFFYPAPMFVSLVTHGLQAVVVSLISRKVLFGKQAASSVIGVTVGAIIMTIGYTLGRAYVYSTPEYAILKLPFEILQAGFGAVVAILLLYPMGLRKLFEKTVRR, encoded by the coding sequence ATGACGACCGCAGCTTATTCCGTCCGCAGGGGCTCCCTGATCTGGCTGACCATGACCGCCCTCTTTATGGGCATGAACATTATTCTTTCCCTGAGCGTTTTCAGTATCCCGGTGCCGGGCGGCCACCTGTATTTCTGCGACGTGGTGATCAACACAGCCGCCGTGCTGCTGGATCCCTTCGCCGCGTTCCTGGTCGGCGGCGTCGGTTCCTTCCTGGGCGATTTCTTCTTCTATCCGGCGCCCATGTTTGTCTCCCTGGTCACCCATGGCCTGCAGGCAGTAGTGGTCTCCCTGATTTCCCGTAAGGTGCTGTTCGGAAAGCAGGCTGCTTCTTCCGTCATCGGCGTCACCGTCGGAGCGATCATCATGACCATTGGCTATACCCTGGGTCGGGCCTATGTCTACTCCACGCCTGAGTATGCCATCCTGAAGCTTCCCTTTGAGATCCTCCAGGCCGGCTTTGGCGCGGTGGTTGCCATCCTGCTGCTGTACCCCATGGGACTGAGAAAACTTTTCGAAAAAACGGTCCGGAGATAA
- a CDS encoding class I SAM-dependent methyltransferase: MMYWDEIWEAIDQKRITAYVKKCDLTPDAVIRYLHKRGAVSVCDAGCGCGLFSLKLAANGFSVSGFDISAKAAEIASDLLKKKGYYGDFRAAGVMETGYEDHAFDAVVCMDVLDHMPLQEAKKAVQELCRITRPGGCVIASVDGPDEEYETEPHTVNEDGDYLYTEGKWKGRVHHPYTPEKLGEMTGKPYVMLDNPDDRKGQYTMVIRNWES, translated from the coding sequence ATGATGTATTGGGATGAAATCTGGGAAGCAATAGACCAGAAGCGGATCACGGCTTATGTGAAAAAGTGTGACCTGACGCCGGATGCGGTGATCAGGTACCTGCATAAGCGCGGAGCGGTATCGGTATGCGATGCCGGCTGTGGCTGCGGGCTGTTCTCCCTGAAACTGGCCGCGAACGGGTTCTCCGTATCCGGTTTTGATATTTCCGCGAAGGCGGCGGAGATCGCCTCGGATCTGTTGAAGAAGAAAGGGTATTACGGGGATTTCCGGGCGGCCGGGGTGATGGAAACCGGATATGAGGATCACGCTTTTGACGCGGTGGTATGCATGGACGTGCTGGATCATATGCCGCTGCAGGAAGCAAAGAAGGCCGTGCAGGAGCTGTGCCGGATTACCCGGCCGGGCGGCTGCGTGATTGCGTCGGTGGACGGGCCGGATGAAGAGTATGAGACGGAGCCCCATACCGTGAATGAGGACGGGGACTATCTCTATACGGAAGGCAAATGGAAAGGGAGAGTCCACCATCCCTATACTCCGGAGAAACTGGGGGAAATGACCGGGAAGCCGTATGTGATGCTGGACAATCCGGACGACCGGAAAGGACAATACACGATGGTGATCCGGAACTGGGAAAGCTGA
- a CDS encoding MFS transporter: MKFDKIKSFGKGLKDFLILWSTQSLSQLGSAMTSFALTLWLYETTGSALKTAALTICSYAPYVIMSIFAGALTDKFDKKKTMLVCDLLAALCTVTVLVLYLTDNLAVWHLYAINAFSGLMNTVQQPASEVATTLLIPKEQYQRASGLHSMSRSMISVLNPLFATALYGLAGLKLVIAVDLATFAIAFLALLFLIRIPEVPVTQKERMSVLVKEGVAYLKRTPMILTMILFMSGVNLVASAFDAALPGYVIPNPRGGTSMLGIVTAFSGIAMILGSLLVSVLPRPKNRMRVVYVTMLISLSVENFLLAFCRIPWIWCLSQVVGWILVPVMSANYDVIFRSTVPVELQGRVYACRNSLQFFTIPIGMLLGGWMVDSVFEPFMARYETVETLTFLFGSGKGSGAAVVMFVLGVAGTIHCLVWGHRMKQFHYSDR, from the coding sequence ATGAAATTCGATAAAATCAAATCTTTTGGAAAAGGTTTAAAAGACTTCCTGATTCTGTGGAGCACACAGAGTCTGTCTCAGCTTGGCAGTGCCATGACTTCGTTTGCGCTGACCCTGTGGCTTTATGAAACCACCGGATCGGCCCTGAAGACGGCGGCGCTGACCATCTGCTCATATGCACCTTACGTCATTATGAGCATTTTTGCGGGCGCCTTGACGGACAAGTTTGACAAGAAAAAAACCATGCTCGTCTGCGACCTGCTGGCGGCGCTGTGCACCGTCACGGTGCTGGTGCTGTATCTGACTGACAATCTTGCAGTGTGGCACCTTTACGCAATCAATGCCTTCTCGGGCCTGATGAACACGGTGCAGCAGCCGGCCTCGGAAGTGGCAACCACCCTGCTGATCCCGAAGGAACAGTATCAGCGGGCGAGCGGGCTGCATTCCATGTCCAGGTCCATGATCTCCGTCCTGAATCCGCTGTTCGCGACGGCCCTGTACGGACTGGCCGGACTGAAGCTGGTGATTGCGGTGGACCTGGCCACCTTTGCGATCGCGTTCCTGGCGCTTCTTTTCCTGATCCGGATTCCGGAGGTGCCGGTAACCCAGAAAGAGCGCATGTCTGTGCTGGTCAAAGAGGGCGTCGCGTATCTGAAGCGCACCCCCATGATCCTGACCATGATCCTGTTCATGTCCGGCGTCAACCTGGTGGCGTCTGCCTTTGACGCGGCTTTGCCCGGCTACGTGATCCCGAATCCACGGGGCGGCACGTCCATGCTGGGGATTGTAACCGCCTTTTCAGGGATTGCCATGATCCTCGGAAGCCTTCTGGTCTCGGTTCTTCCCAGACCGAAAAACCGCATGCGGGTGGTCTATGTGACGATGCTGATCTCCCTGAGCGTGGAGAACTTCCTGCTGGCTTTCTGCCGGATTCCGTGGATCTGGTGCCTGAGCCAGGTGGTCGGCTGGATCCTTGTTCCGGTGATGAGCGCGAACTATGATGTGATCTTCCGGAGCACCGTGCCGGTGGAGCTGCAGGGGCGGGTATATGCCTGCCGGAACTCGCTGCAGTTCTTTACCATCCCCATCGGGATGCTGCTGGGCGGATGGATGGTGGACAGCGTCTTTGAACCCTTCATGGCCAGGTATGAAACCGTGGAGACCCTGACCTTCCTCTTTGGCTCGGGAAAAGGCTCCGGCGCGGCGGTGGTCATGTTTGTGCTGGGCGTGGCGGGAACGATCCACTGCCTGGTCTGGGGTCACCGGATGAAACAATTCCATTACAGCGACAGATAA
- a CDS encoding lysoplasmalogenase, producing MMYALIPVCLCLMVLFLMKESKKEYVPAVILKGLASACFVILGFLLSNGSKTAQLITTGLLLGAIADVLLNLRLVFPEKGQPIFLIGILVFLSGHILYLVAVLQGAAHWWICVIAAVILTALLMTWIFRQITAKKAFKIFGVVYIGAIVLLNCVAIGNLIVSPSAFNAVFAAGAILFLLSDIVLILNTFGKETKQSLRVTNISLYYAGQILIALSLMFLK from the coding sequence ATGATGTATGCGCTGATCCCGGTATGCCTGTGCCTGATGGTATTGTTCCTGATGAAGGAAAGTAAGAAGGAATATGTTCCGGCGGTAATCCTGAAGGGCCTGGCATCCGCCTGTTTTGTGATTCTGGGTTTCCTGCTTTCCAACGGGTCGAAAACCGCACAGCTGATCACAACCGGCCTGCTGCTGGGCGCCATTGCGGACGTGCTGCTGAATCTCCGTCTGGTCTTTCCTGAAAAAGGACAGCCCATCTTCCTGATCGGCATCCTGGTATTCCTCAGCGGGCACATCCTGTACCTGGTTGCGGTGCTGCAGGGCGCAGCGCACTGGTGGATCTGCGTGATCGCCGCGGTAATCCTCACGGCCTTGCTGATGACGTGGATCTTCAGACAGATCACGGCAAAGAAGGCGTTCAAGATCTTCGGCGTGGTCTATATCGGCGCGATTGTACTGCTGAACTGCGTGGCCATCGGGAACCTGATTGTTTCGCCGTCCGCCTTCAATGCTGTGTTCGCAGCCGGAGCCATCCTGTTCCTGCTCAGCGATATTGTCCTCATCCTGAATACCTTCGGCAAGGAAACGAAGCAGAGCCTGCGGGTAACGAACATCAGCCTGTATTATGCCGGGCAGATCCTGATCGCCCTGAGCCTGATGTTTTTGAAGTGA
- a CDS encoding 4Fe-4S binding protein: MRQKVRRTILFIAFLLFPVTIWYFSPALIIQAASEHIMNGSFFVFMAMLAASLFLGRAWCGWLCPAGGMQECLIRCNDKPAKQGWRNNIKYVIWVVWITLVIVTFILGKNKVTVDFFYQTDHGISVTEIHNYVVYYGVLLILVLPGLIHGRRGACHYLCWMAPFMVIGSTVGRFLHLPQLHIEADRTQCVSCGKCSKVCPMGLDVKAMTEKGINAKCTECIQCGACVDECPKKALKYRMSWRR; this comes from the coding sequence ATGAGACAGAAAGTACGCAGAACCATTCTCTTTATCGCATTCCTGCTTTTCCCGGTCACGATCTGGTATTTTTCCCCGGCGCTGATTATCCAGGCCGCGTCTGAACATATCATGAACGGCAGCTTCTTTGTGTTTATGGCCATGCTGGCTGCGTCCCTGTTCCTGGGCCGCGCCTGGTGCGGCTGGCTCTGCCCGGCCGGCGGCATGCAGGAGTGCCTGATTCGCTGCAATGACAAGCCGGCGAAACAGGGCTGGCGCAATAATATCAAATATGTCATCTGGGTCGTCTGGATCACCCTGGTGATCGTAACCTTCATCCTCGGAAAGAACAAGGTTACCGTTGATTTCTTTTACCAGACGGACCACGGTATCTCCGTCACGGAAATCCATAACTATGTGGTATACTACGGAGTGCTGCTGATCCTTGTGCTGCCCGGCCTGATCCACGGCAGGAGAGGCGCCTGCCATTACCTGTGCTGGATGGCGCCCTTCATGGTGATCGGCAGCACCGTCGGCCGTTTCCTGCACCTGCCCCAACTGCATATTGAGGCGGACAGGACGCAGTGCGTTTCCTGCGGAAAGTGCAGCAAGGTCTGTCCGATGGGCCTGGACGTGAAAGCAATGACGGAAAAAGGAATCAACGCAAAGTGCACCGAATGCATACAGTGCGGTGCCTGCGTGGATGAATGCCCGAAGAAAGCGCTGAAATACCGGATGAGCTGGAGGCGGTAA
- a CDS encoding PadR family transcriptional regulator — MPEESAEIPDELEAVNDMPKDRKIDMVILGLLAHEDMTGYDIKKRIDHEISFFWKGSFGSIYPALSGMLAAGQVEKTGASSGSGREKILYRITAAGRETLESWLKDSKADNDLKYETLVKLFFGRSAGKEVTIRNIEIFEKQVEKDLAALQFFRKNLEQVLQEEDHLYYYLTVLFGIETYEAYLKWCVKAKKLLM; from the coding sequence ATGCCCGAAGAAAGCGCTGAAATACCGGATGAGCTGGAGGCGGTAAACGATATGCCGAAGGACAGGAAGATTGATATGGTGATTCTGGGCTTGCTGGCCCATGAAGACATGACGGGATATGACATCAAAAAGCGGATTGACCATGAGATCAGCTTCTTCTGGAAGGGCAGCTTCGGGAGTATTTATCCTGCCCTGAGCGGCATGCTGGCGGCGGGGCAGGTGGAGAAAACCGGGGCGTCTTCCGGCTCCGGCCGGGAAAAGATCCTGTACCGGATTACCGCCGCGGGCAGGGAGACGCTGGAAAGCTGGCTGAAGGATTCCAAAGCAGACAATGACCTGAAGTATGAAACCCTGGTCAAGCTCTTTTTCGGCCGGTCTGCCGGGAAGGAAGTCACTATCAGGAATATCGAGATCTTTGAAAAACAGGTAGAGAAGGACCTGGCTGCCCTGCAGTTTTTCCGGAAAAACCTGGAGCAGGTGTTGCAGGAAGAGGATCATTTGTACTATTATCTGACTGTGCTCTTCGGTATTGAAACATACGAAGCGTATCTGAAATGGTGTGTGAAAGCGAAAAAGCTTTTAATGTAA
- a CDS encoding SH3 domain-containing protein has translation MKTTKQKRLFMLVPVWLLLFGLLLWAGTASAGSNPLHVAVKKGNGISVYTASSGSTKAGILYNGYDNELSLDQTNGRYECYLTGNYSVWIDLKKSSQIPEPEWHDGMDNDQWDADYAEWEKNLPCDIFLAEIIEDDSPVYSTPQNKHVLVRHAKGTLVRVCGEFGNDYLVEAYSAGFVAKNAVRKVSDLTTEQRDFPFIYDKLPVQTVYASEKEPVYFTTSANGYNEQSTYYGYTENTEVTVLRDLGDWVQLEYGMFVEKRFLDPEGAHSYPTAWVKCEGVLDRLNVRYSADKDAVSHAKLCSGIPVHVISQSDQWAVIFFTGPNGGYRLTGCVMKEYLSFDGKNIEQSGITQVRLKQDLGGDERGVRFYEDGEYAGLPAGTLLNVFGVVPPMSSHSDTTEIYLCETEDGRYIEIWKSGVLEPVNTETGIFAKVSSAVRMRTEPDPEAKVLYQVKAKTKVEVLLRGEIWTIVKYKGEIGYMMSRYLSFP, from the coding sequence ATGAAAACCACAAAACAGAAACGTCTCTTTATGCTTGTGCCGGTATGGCTGCTGCTCTTTGGACTGCTTCTGTGGGCAGGGACAGCGTCGGCCGGCTCAAACCCGTTGCATGTGGCGGTGAAGAAAGGGAACGGGATCTCCGTGTATACGGCTTCTTCAGGATCAACAAAGGCCGGAATCCTGTACAACGGATATGACAACGAGCTGTCCCTGGATCAGACCAACGGGAGATATGAATGCTATCTGACCGGCAATTATTCGGTGTGGATCGATCTGAAAAAATCCTCCCAGATTCCGGAACCGGAATGGCACGACGGAATGGACAACGATCAATGGGATGCAGACTATGCTGAATGGGAAAAAAATCTGCCCTGCGATATCTTTCTGGCGGAGATCATTGAAGACGATTCGCCTGTTTACAGTACACCACAGAACAAACATGTATTGGTCCGCCATGCGAAAGGCACCCTGGTCAGGGTATGCGGTGAATTTGGAAACGATTACCTGGTGGAAGCCTATTCTGCGGGCTTTGTGGCGAAAAACGCGGTACGCAAAGTTTCTGACCTGACGACGGAACAGCGCGATTTCCCATTTATCTATGACAAACTCCCGGTTCAGACAGTTTATGCTTCCGAAAAAGAGCCGGTATACTTTACGACCTCGGCGAATGGATACAATGAACAGTCCACTTATTATGGATATACAGAAAATACGGAAGTGACGGTTCTGCGGGACCTGGGAGACTGGGTACAGCTGGAGTATGGGATGTTTGTGGAAAAACGCTTCCTGGATCCGGAAGGAGCACATTCCTATCCGACGGCCTGGGTGAAATGCGAAGGCGTCCTGGACCGGCTGAACGTCCGGTACTCCGCGGACAAGGACGCAGTTTCCCACGCGAAACTCTGTTCCGGCATACCGGTACATGTGATCTCCCAGAGCGACCAGTGGGCGGTGATCTTTTTCACCGGTCCGAACGGCGGATACAGGTTAACCGGTTGTGTTATGAAAGAGTATCTGTCCTTTGACGGTAAAAATATAGAGCAGAGCGGCATCACCCAGGTGCGTCTGAAGCAGGACCTGGGCGGGGATGAGAGGGGCGTCCGCTTTTATGAAGATGGAGAATACGCGGGGCTGCCAGCGGGAACGCTGCTGAATGTGTTCGGCGTTGTGCCTCCCATGAGCAGCCATTCGGACACGACCGAAATCTATCTGTGCGAGACGGAGGACGGCCGTTATATCGAGATCTGGAAAAGCGGTGTGCTGGAGCCTGTGAATACGGAAACAGGCATCTTTGCCAAGGTCAGCTCCGCGGTCCGTATGCGGACGGAACCCGATCCGGAAGCCAAGGTGCTGTACCAGGTGAAGGCGAAGACGAAGGTGGAGGTCCTCCTGCGCGGGGAAATCTGGACAATCGTGAAATATAAGGGCGAAATCGGTTATATGATGAGCCGTTACCTGAGCTTCCCGTAA
- a CDS encoding helix-turn-helix domain-containing protein, with translation MAIRVCLEDVLKARGMTSKELCGLIGITEANLSILRSGKAKGIRFGTINKICYYLQCDVGDILKFDGVLEDDDED, from the coding sequence ATGGCAATCCGGGTATGTCTGGAAGACGTGCTGAAAGCCCGCGGCATGACTTCCAAAGAGTTATGCGGGCTGATCGGAATCACGGAGGCCAATCTGTCCATTCTGCGCAGCGGAAAGGCAAAGGGCATCCGCTTTGGCACAATTAACAAGATCTGTTATTACCTGCAGTGCGACGTGGGTGATATCCTGAAGTTTGACGGAGTTCTGGAGGACGACGATGAAGACTAA
- a CDS encoding MATE family efflux transporter encodes MARLDLDMTEGNIWKHMLQFSIPMAIGLLFQQLYNTVDTLVVGQFVGQEAQAAVGSTGPIINTIVGFCAGLATGASVVISQRYGAHDDEGLSKAVHTTVALTFVVSLLATVFGLMIINPMLRFMQTPEDVMPESSCYLTIYFGGVSGVLFYNLGSGILRAVGDSRRPLVFLIISALLNTVLDLLFVLAFGMGVDGVAYATVLSQILSALLIMFTLTKEKGNYGIRWRKLCVDKRSLSMILKIGLPSSIQAAVTSFSNVFVQSYINQFGSACMAGYGVYGKIDAFALIPVQSISMSSTTFVGQNWGAKKIPRAREGVRTATVMSLVSTAVLGLMVFLLARPLMNFFSPEEEVIDYGIRFIRIVTPFYIAICFNQIYAGALRGVGDATMPTVIMLASFVVFRQIYLAVTKALGAGFLAVALAYPVGWILCSTLLIIRYSRSVLVKGKTETAE; translated from the coding sequence GTGGCCCGGCTGGATCTGGATATGACCGAGGGAAATATCTGGAAGCATATGCTGCAATTCTCGATTCCCATGGCCATCGGACTGCTCTTCCAACAACTGTACAATACGGTGGATACCCTGGTGGTGGGCCAGTTCGTCGGGCAGGAAGCCCAGGCGGCGGTCGGCTCCACGGGACCGATTATCAATACGATTGTGGGCTTCTGCGCAGGCCTGGCCACCGGCGCGTCGGTGGTGATTTCCCAGCGGTACGGCGCCCATGATGACGAAGGCCTCAGCAAGGCCGTGCATACCACCGTGGCCCTGACCTTTGTGGTCAGCCTGCTGGCGACGGTTTTCGGCCTGATGATCATCAACCCCATGCTCCGCTTCATGCAGACGCCGGAGGACGTGATGCCGGAAAGCTCCTGCTATCTGACCATCTACTTCGGCGGGGTGTCCGGGGTGCTGTTCTATAATCTGGGCAGCGGTATCCTGCGGGCTGTGGGGGATTCCCGAAGACCCCTGGTTTTCCTGATTATTTCCGCCCTGCTGAACACGGTGCTGGATCTGCTGTTTGTGCTGGCCTTCGGCATGGGCGTGGACGGCGTGGCCTACGCCACGGTGCTGTCCCAGATCCTGTCCGCCCTGCTGATCATGTTCACCCTGACAAAGGAGAAAGGGAACTACGGTATCCGCTGGAGAAAGCTCTGTGTGGACAAGCGATCCCTGTCGATGATCCTGAAGATCGGCCTGCCCAGCAGCATCCAGGCGGCGGTGACCTCCTTCTCCAATGTGTTCGTCCAGTCCTACATCAACCAGTTCGGCTCCGCCTGCATGGCGGGCTACGGAGTGTATGGCAAGATCGACGCCTTTGCCCTGATCCCGGTACAGAGCATCAGCATGTCCTCCACCACCTTTGTGGGTCAAAACTGGGGCGCGAAGAAGATTCCGCGGGCCCGGGAAGGCGTGCGGACAGCCACGGTGATGAGCCTGGTCTCCACCGCGGTGCTGGGCCTGATGGTATTCCTGCTGGCCCGGCCGCTGATGAATTTCTTCTCCCCAGAGGAAGAAGTGATTGATTACGGCATCCGTTTTATCCGGATTGTGACGCCGTTCTATATCGCGATCTGCTTCAACCAGATCTATGCCGGTGCTCTGCGGGGCGTGGGAGACGCCACCATGCCGACGGTAATCATGCTGGCTTCCTTTGTGGTATTCCGGCAGATTTACCTGGCGGTGACGAAGGCGCTGGGCGCAGGGTTCCTGGCCGTGGCGCTGGCTTATCCCGTGGGATGGATCCTGTGTTCCACGCTGCTGATTATCCGGTATTCACGCAGTGTGCTGGTGAAGGGAAAAACGGAAACAGCTGAATAA